Proteins found in one Balaenoptera musculus isolate JJ_BM4_2016_0621 chromosome 4, mBalMus1.pri.v3, whole genome shotgun sequence genomic segment:
- the LOC118894006 gene encoding LOW QUALITY PROTEIN: GRIP and coiled-coil domain-containing protein 2-like (The sequence of the model RefSeq protein was modified relative to this genomic sequence to represent the inferred CDS: inserted 1 base in 1 codon), giving the protein MAVLGRRRTPKKGRRMLQETVSKETGLREKLCAVQSENSAMKSEHAQTVSQLSAQHEALRGSFRDQVLQLQEEHRRTVETLQQQLTRLEAQLFQLRSEPSTRSPASSQQPLRSLRERRSTDLPLLDVPATTREEGEGMETTDTESISSAGIQAQSLEQLLRSPEARLEPPSSHAEFTKEELVQKLSSTTKSADHLNGLLRETEATNAILMEQIKLLKSEIRRLERNQAREQSAANLEYLKNVLLRFILLKPGSERERLLPVXDTMLQLSPEEKARLAVAAQGEGENASRSSGRASYLHSWSGLR; this is encoded by the exons GATGCTGCAGGAGACCGTGTCCAAGGAGACCGGGCTCCGAGAGAAGCTGTGCGCCGTGCAGTCGGAGAACTCCGCGATGAAGTCTGAGCACGCGCAGACCGTGAGTCAGCTCTCGGCCCAGCACGAGGCCCTGCGTGGCAGCTTCCGAGACCAGGTGCTGCAGCTGCAGGAGGAGCACCGGCGGACGGTGGAGACGCTGCAGCAGCAGCTGACCAGGCTGGAGGCCCAGCTCTTCCAGCTCCGGAGCGAGCCGTCCACAAGAAGCCCAGCTTCTTCCCAGCAACCTTTGAGGAGCCTTCGAGAAAGGAGAAGCACAGACCTCCCGCTTCTGGATGTGCCAGCCACGAcccgggaggagggggaggggatggagaccACGGACACGGAGTCCATATCTTCCGCCGGCATCCAGGCGCAGTCCTTAGAGCAGCTGCTCCGTTCTCCCGAAGCCAGACTCGAGCCTCCTTCCTCGCACGCTGAATTCACCAAAGAAGAATTGGTTCAAAAGCTCAGTTCCACCACAAAAAGTGCCGACCACTTAAACGGGCTGCTTCGGGAAACAGAAGCCACCAACGCCATCCTCATGGAGCAGATTAAGCTTCTGAAGAGTGAAATAAGGCGGCTGGAGAGGAACCAGGCGCGAGAGCAGTCGGCCGCCAACCTGGAATACCTGAAGAACGTGCTGCTGCGGTTCATCCTCCTGAAGCCGGGAAGCGAGCGGGAGCGGCTGCTGCCCG TGGACACGATGCTGCAGCTCAGCCCCGAGGAGAAGGCCAGGCTGGCCGTCGCCGCCCAAGGTGAGGGGGAAAATGCTTCCCGTTCCTCCGGCCGGGCGTCCTATCTGCACAGCTGGTCTGGACTTCGATAG